From the genome of Mucilaginibacter paludis DSM 18603:
AATAATCTTGATGTGCTTGTCTGCAAATTTCTAATGTAGTAGGCTCGCCTTTCAATCGTTTTTGAATATCCTTTATCTCCAAAAGCTTATCTTGAATAAATGAAGCATATAATTTTTTCGCGATGGAGAAATTGCCAAGACCATAAATATATACTATTGAACCGGCAGGTATGTCGGTTAATAAAGCCCCTTCTACAATATATTTTCCCACGCTGTTCGTAGACTTCGTCTACGAACCACTATGCCGGTAGTCTCAGACTACCGGTTAAAATATTTTCCTTTTTTTTTAAAATAACCAGACGTTAATTAGAAATGCCTTAACTACCTCGAAACAAGATGTTGAAATAATAACATATCGAAGTGCGAACCAGCGAACACCCCACTAACAGACTATCCCAGCAATCTATTACTTAGCAAATCAATCACTTACCGCACCCCAACCCCCACCATCAACCTCACATCACCCCCACTCTTAAAACAATAAAAGAATAAGGCGGCAACTCAATCGCATCATCATCCGGGAATACTATTTGGCTAACAACAGGAAGCACCGTTTTATCTGCCGGATTACCGGAGAGTATGGTTTTGGTGATAGTACCGCCTGTTCTTTTAATTCCGTTTAGGTTAATGGCCAATTTTACGCTTACCGGTAAAAAGTTAACGAGTTTAACAACGAGGTTATTGGTTTTGCTATCCTTTACAATGGAGTACGCTATCCGCTTTTTGACAGCATCGTTTTGATTGGTGAGCGTTAAACTGGCTGGGATATAATGGTCGCCAGCGTTTTGTCCGTATAGTTGCTGTACGTAATAACCTGTGGTGGGTTTTACATCGGTGTTGTTAAAGTAGATCAGGTCGGGATCCCATTGGGTATGGCCATCACGGGCCATCAAGGGTGCGTAAGAGGCCATGCTCACCACATCGCCATTGCGCTCTATCGAGGTTAAGTACAGCGCTTCGGCCAGCGAGGTTTCCCAATAGCTTTTATTTCCGCCGGGCAGGCTCGCGGCGTATTCGCCAAGGTAAACTTTTGATTTTTTGCGGTCGTAACGGTCGTAAAAGTTTTGGTTATTGATAAACCAGCCCGGAGTTTGATAATAGTGTTCATCTATCAATGGCACTTTTAACGCGGTGGCTATCTTCCAGCCCTCTATGTAATCCGCACCTTCAAAAAAGGGTCCGGCAGTGCCGATGATAGTGATTTCGGGATGCGCTTGATGCAGCGCTTTATAAATGTAGGTGAACCTTTCTTTAAAAACCTGGGTAATCTGGTCTTCATTGCCAATGCCGATATATTTCAGGTTAAAAGGAGCCGGATGGCCTGCCTCGGCACGTTTTTTACCCCAGGTAGTATTTATATCGCCGTTGGCATATTCAACCAGGTCAATAATATCCTGGGTGTATTGCGGCATCTCGCTCATGGGTATCCCGCCTTGCTGGCCGCCGTTTGCCGAGTTTTGGCAGGGAACACCTGCAGCAATCACCGGGACAGGCTCGGCGCCGATATCCTCGCAAAACTGGAAGTACTCAAAATAACCCAGTCCCTTGGTTTGGTGGTAGTTCCACAGGTTACGGTCGGGCACCCGCGCTTCCAGCGGGCCTATCGATGTTTTCCACCTGTAAATATTCTGCAAGCCATCACCATGCGAAAGGCAACCGCCGGGGAAACGCACAAAACGTGGATGTATATCGGCTATGGCCTGGGCCAGGTCGGCGCGCAATCCGTTGGGCCGGTTCTTAAAAGTGGCTGCGGGGAACAAGGATACCATGTCTGCCGCCATACGCCCGGCATGGAGTGGCTGTAATTCCAACCTGACATCGCTGGCCGTTTCCGTTGGAACAAGTTCGGCTTTAACCTGTCCCCATGATGAAGCCGCCATGTTAACATCGGCCCTGGCCAATACACCCGCCTTATCGCTTACCAATTGGATTGCCACCTGGCCTTTTAAACCGTTTAGCTGTTTCAGGAAAGCCGAAAAATGGTACGTCTCTCCCTTTTTCACAGCAATGGCATCATATCCCGTATTAACCAAAGCAGCTCCGGGCGTTTTCACGTCAAGTACAGCATAATGCGGGTTATTGTAATGCACCGGCGCTACCGAATCGATAAAAAAAGTTGCACCATCGCCCTTTAAACTCCAGGCGTAACTGCTGTTCCATTTGGTATCTCTGAACTGCTTATCGCGCGGCAAATATTCAAAATCGCGATTCTGAATTAGCTCGGCATAAAGGCCGCCATCAGCAGCGTAGTTGATGTCTTCAAAAAAAACGCCCGTCAGCATTGTGCTGATCGCCTTGGTTTTTTCGGGCAGCAGCGTCAATTTGGCATCGATGGTTTTCAGGCCGGCAAATCGTTGGGCATCATCTTTGGTGATCTCCGCGTTTTGCCTGGTTTGGTATTGCTGTAACTCGTAGGTTTTGGTCAAGCCGTCAACCACCGTCCAGGCAACACGATGCATTTGCCCGGTTACCGGGCCATTGATATTGGCCGTTACGTTAACATTGCGGTAAGCAGAAAAGGGAACAATTACCGCCGGGGTATAAGTTTTAAAATCTGTGGTTACGGTTTTAAAATATTGGCCGTTGGCATCGGTATAAACAATAGTATAATTATCGGCAGCCCGGTTATAGCTGATAACAGGACGCAGCACATTTTTACCGCTTTTAACATAAGGGTAAGCTTGCGGCCCCCAATGTACCAGGTCGGCCGAACCGGCTTGGGCAAATTGCAAAGCCCGGTCGTTCAATTGCCATACGCATTGCCATCCCCCTTTGCGACCTTGTATCAGGCAGGGCGCAATCATTTTCTTTTCGCTGCCCCAGGTACTGTAATCGCACTTTAAATAAGTATAGCCATCGCCTACGGGCGTCCAACTGATTTTATCCAAGCTCCAGGCAAAACGCAGGCCGTTGGTTCCGTAAGCGAACAGGTAAACAGAATCAGGCTCGTTTCTGAAGGCAGAAACCGGGATTAAAAATGCGAGGTTCAGTAGCAGCAAAAAGAAAGTTTTCTTCATATCGATGGTTTAAAATTGCATATCCGTTTCCGCTGATAAGCAATACGCTGAATTTCCTTTTGGGTGATCTGTACCATGCCCGGATGTTCAGGTATCGAAAATTGATAGCGTTTATTACGGCCACAATACACAATTGGTTTATAACTGTTAAAATTACATTTATAAAATGATCCGGCGAAAAAAAAATGAAGATACAGGATAGTTAGACTGTAAAAACAGCGGTATAAGCACTTGCCTGTATCAGGTAAACTATATTGCATTCATCAGGGTTTGTTTTTATTGCTGATACCTTTGATCTTAAGAATACCCTGCTCGCTTAGCTGCTCTTCTTTTACCATACGCCAGCACACTTTCTATCGGCATAACACCTATTGCTGGTAAGCCGACTATTCCATCTATTTCGCCTCATCCCCGTTTATCCTTCAGTAGTATGATAACATTATTCTGCCTAAAACCCGGCTAAGGCCGTTAATTCGCCAATATTTTCAGGTTAAATATTATTTACAAAAAAATTGCTTTTAACATATTAATTTATCACCTTTAAGTGTTGGTAATCAATAAAGTAATTGCTCCCCCAATTATAACATTGCTCCAGGCATGCTGCATCGTTAGCAGTATGGGGAGAGGCCGCTACCAATTGAATAAATCTACAAAGACCTAATTATCAATACACATAAGGTAATATATTGCTGGAAGTCAACACTACTGGGTTTATTTTCCATTGACAACCTGCACTTGCTTCGTTTTCGCATGATTAAAAAAATGACAGACGGCGCCATGGATCTGCTATGCCCAAAAATTTAATATTAATACCTAAATAATACCTATAAACTTAATCACAATTATGAAAAACTTCAAAAAAATCAAACCACTGCTTATCATCGGCAGCCTCCTGCTGATTGTTATCGCCTGTAGTACGCTTACGCATACCGACGGGCAGGATGCTTATCTCAACTTCCCCGAGAAATTAACACCCGTTACTCCTTATGATGTGGATACCTCGCTGGAACGCAAACTGCTGCACGAGCAAAAATTTGCGGAGGCACAGCGGCTGTTCGAGGTACTATCATGGCAAATGTTCATTTCTTTAAACTGGCCGGTGAATGACAAGGGCGAGCCTAAGGCCGACATTACAGATGCCGGCAAACGGATATGGGAAGGCTGGAAAGAGAGTTATGAAGTTTTCAGGGTGAACGGCGATAAACCGCATGTATGGGGAAGTAAAGCCGACTTGCCCGATGAGCTTAAAGGCATGAAAGTAAAAGAAGGCGAGGAAGTTTTGTACCGTACCAGCAAATTTGCTGAATTTAAGGATGAGCGCTGGAAAAGGGGCGGCAAAGGTAGGAAGCCTTTCATTCAGCCCGATGATGTAGACCAGGCATTCACCTCCCCTATCTGGGATCAGAGCGGAAACGTGGTGCGTTACGAGATCAGGCTTAATAAACCAACGGTTAAATACATTACGGATAGCGTACTTTATAATTTTGACGGGCAAATAGCCTTTTACAAGCATGGTAGCAAGGTAGCCTTCCCTTCGGGCACGGTAGATCAACCTGGCTCCATCGAACTAAAATTCGCCTGGAAAATACTGGTACCCGGTAAAGATATTTTCGAAAGGTATTTCGCCAAAAAAGTGATCATTCCTGATCCTAAAAACCCCGACGGCAGGGAAGTAACCGTGGGGCTTGTAGGAATGCATATCGGAACAAAAACTGTATCATCACCACAATGGATCTGGGCTACATTTGAACAGGTAGATAACGTAGCAACTGATGCGCTCCAAAAAATTGATGGCCATTATCTGAAACCCTCTTTTTACGACCCCGACTGCGCTACCTGCCCGGTTAACCTATACCCCAGCAGTACACCAAAAAAGAACCAGATCCAACGTATCTTCCCAATCCCGTTGGCCACACAAAACCTGAATAAACAGGTTCAAGCCCTGCTGAAACAAAAAAAATCTTTCTGGCAGTATTATGAGCTGATAGGCACACAATGGCCCACCGACCCAACTTCGCCCGCTTATCCGCTCAATGCTTCGGTTTATAAATTGCCCGATGCTGTAGCCAATAAATCAGGAGGTAAACCTACGCCGGTGTTTTTAACCAATATGGTGATGGAAACCTATTTTCAGGGCGGCACTAATATCGACAGTACATCCAACTACAATAAGTACATCGCCAACGAACCGGCCTATTTCCAGATTGAGGGCAGTCCGCATAATGATCCTGCCAATACAAATAAAATGATCTTCGGCACCGAAGGTTGTGTCAATTGCCACTCGTCGGCCAGTATAGCCATCGGCGATACCCTTATCGGCGGCATAAAAACAGCAAAGTTTGGCCCTCCGCGTATAGGCGATTTCGAGTGGTTGCTACAGCGCAAGGCACACTTTAAAACTTCGGCAAGTACAATATCAACCTCTAAAAAATAACCAGCATGAGTTACGGATTCGTCAACGTTAACGCGTTCACCCCCAATACCAGCGGGTGGACCACCATTGGAAATATCAGTAAATATACGCAAACCGGCAATGTATTTACTTTACAGCTACAGCGAGATGCTACCTTGAGTTTGCAGATATCGGTATTATCTCCAAGTACTTTCAGGGTAAGGTTTAATCCTTCGGCTAATTTCAATTATACTATAGAAACCTCTCCGGCTGTTATCAACAGGTCTATAGCGCCGGTCACGGTTAATACATCCAAATCAACTGCCAACATGCTGGTGATAGACACCGGCACGATACAAATCTGTGTGGCTCTGAATCCCTACCTTATCCAGGTATTCAAAAACGGGCAGCTCATCAACCAGGATACTTCAGGCCAAAACCTGGTGTATATACCCGGCCAGCGGGTGATAGCTAATTTTAAAGCCACTCCGCAAAATGCCAAATATTGCGGTTTCGGCGAAAAGGCAGGTAGTACATTGTTGAAGAACAACTATACCATGACGTTTTTTAACTTTGATAACTACAGCTATTCTTCGGGTATTATTCCCGCCGGTAACAGCGGTGGCCCCCTCAATCCGTCGGAGCCATTGTATTGCTCGGTACCTTTATTGCTGGAGATCAATCCAGCTCCGCAGGGTGCTTACGCGGGCAGCCCCTATGCTTATGGCATCTTCTTCGACAATACGTCGCAGTCTTATTTCAATGTGGGTTCCAACGACTATTCGGACATGACAGGTAAATATTACTTTGGAGCGCTTTACGGCGATATGGACTACTATTTTATGTATGGCGACCAGGTAACGGGTGTACTAAAACAATACACTACACTCACAGGCAGATCGGCCATGCCGCCGAAGTATGTATTTGGTTATCACCAGGGCGGCTACGGCTATTTCAACAGCTCGATATTGGCTGTAGTAGCTAACTCTTACCGGGCGGCTAACATCCCGATAGACGGCCTTCATATCGACGTGGATTTCCAGGACAATTACCGCACTTTCACCAGCAGTAAAATGAAATTCCCGAACGTAAGTAATTTTATGGACTATCTGCATTCCATCGGCTTTAAATGCAGTACCAATATCACCCCGCTAATGACGGCGAATCCCCTGGACGAAAACGGTGAGGCCTCCGTTTACCAGCAGCGTAAAAACATGATGGACGTCAACGGCTCCAACGGCTTGATCTATAATACCAGGGCAGGCCAGGGAGAAAGCCCCAATCTATACGCGGGTACTGTTTCGTACGGCATGAACCTGGGTAATAATCCTTACCCTGCGCCACCGCTCCAACCCAATAACCAGGGGCAAATACCTTTACAAGCCACCGGCAACTATGCCGATTTTAG
Proteins encoded in this window:
- a CDS encoding alpha-L-arabinofuranosidase C-terminal domain-containing protein; this translates as MKKTFFLLLLNLAFLIPVSAFRNEPDSVYLFAYGTNGLRFAWSLDKISWTPVGDGYTYLKCDYSTWGSEKKMIAPCLIQGRKGGWQCVWQLNDRALQFAQAGSADLVHWGPQAYPYVKSGKNVLRPVISYNRAADNYTIVYTDANGQYFKTVTTDFKTYTPAVIVPFSAYRNVNVTANINGPVTGQMHRVAWTVVDGLTKTYELQQYQTRQNAEITKDDAQRFAGLKTIDAKLTLLPEKTKAISTMLTGVFFEDINYAADGGLYAELIQNRDFEYLPRDKQFRDTKWNSSYAWSLKGDGATFFIDSVAPVHYNNPHYAVLDVKTPGAALVNTGYDAIAVKKGETYHFSAFLKQLNGLKGQVAIQLVSDKAGVLARADVNMAASSWGQVKAELVPTETASDVRLELQPLHAGRMAADMVSLFPAATFKNRPNGLRADLAQAIADIHPRFVRFPGGCLSHGDGLQNIYRWKTSIGPLEARVPDRNLWNYHQTKGLGYFEYFQFCEDIGAEPVPVIAAGVPCQNSANGGQQGGIPMSEMPQYTQDIIDLVEYANGDINTTWGKKRAEAGHPAPFNLKYIGIGNEDQITQVFKERFTYIYKALHQAHPEITIIGTAGPFFEGADYIEGWKIATALKVPLIDEHYYQTPGWFINNQNFYDRYDRKKSKVYLGEYAASLPGGNKSYWETSLAEALYLTSIERNGDVVSMASYAPLMARDGHTQWDPDLIYFNNTDVKPTTGYYVQQLYGQNAGDHYIPASLTLTNQNDAVKKRIAYSIVKDSKTNNLVVKLVNFLPVSVKLAINLNGIKRTGGTITKTILSGNPADKTVLPVVSQIVFPDDDAIELPPYSFIVLRVGVM